The sequence below is a genomic window from candidate division KSB1 bacterium.
TCCTGGGCGCGCGGCGTGAGTGGGGTTGCGGACGACATGATTTTCCTCCTTGATGGGGTGAACATGAAGGAAAATACAAAATTCATCCGCCAAAGAAAAGATGGACTTCACCGAGGGGATACAAATTTTTACCGCTGCTTCGGAACCGCCGCCACCGGAGCCGCGAAAATACATAGCTAATTCTTCGGGGAGTTGGAACGAGGTGCTCTCAAAAATCAAAATCCGGTTAAAGCGCGGACCCCGCGCCGCCATTTCTTGAGAAACACGCTGGGGCAGTTCCAACGTGATCGCCCAAGAGAGCATTTTTTCAAAGAACGCCACGGCTTCTTCCGTAATGCGGTCGTGCAGACCTTGGCGCGAGAGGTCCAATTCTGGAACCACCAAATTCAAAGGACTGTGATGCAAGAGGATTCTTATTTTACAGTTCTCGGGATGTTCCCATTGCTTTGAATTCCGATTGAATTTAAGCATGTTTCTGGTAACAACTGTATCTCGCACGGCGCGTTTATCGGCGGTTATGCTCACGCGATATTTTGTCCACCACCGGGCATTTTTCAACCAATGTAACGAGTCTGGCATCGTATAAGCAAAAACTGTGTCCGGCATGGTAATGAGTAAACCGTCTGAGCTACGCACGGCTTTTATGGAGTAACGGCGCCGGTGTGGTTCTTTAAAAAAGGTGATATAAAGCCGCTCAATAAACCTGCCCAATTTGCTGTTGCTTTTTTCCTGCTCTTTGACAACTATCAATCTGGGGCCGGTGAGCTCTTTCCATGGCGAAGAGCAGTCGCCCAATAAAATTGTCGCATCTGCCGGTATTTTCAAAGAATCACCTGGAAACAGACGGGCAAATTTCTGGATTTCACTCCAGTCGTGTTGTCCGATGGATTTGACTTCTACTTTTTGATGGGCTTCTTTGACATGGACAAAAGCTGCGGGATGCTGGTTTGTCGTAACTGACTGTTGCGCCCATGTCGATCCCAATGCAATGCCAAACGCAAAGGGAAACAAAAGAGGCCAGATTAATTGAGCCTTCTTCATGATGCCAAAATTAAATAGAACTATCCCAACAGAATGTTCTTTGAAATACATTTCAGTGAGAGTTCCATTTCTGTGAGCCAAATTTAAAACTTGCTCTGTTTGTAAAGGTTTTGGGGCACCAAAATCTTAGTCCACAGAGAACATGCACCTCTGCCAACCTCTCATTTCCAGCCATCAATCAAAAAATCCAAAGATCCATCAATCCATTCATTCATCCAGCCATCTGCCGGCGCGAATTCAACCCCTCAAAAAACGCATCGATGCGATTCTTCATCTGCGCTTCCGAAACCACACGCTGATCCATCATGTCGGATTCGATGAACAGCGTGGGAATGTCCTTTTTCGACATCAAGTAGCGGCGGCCGTCGGCAAGGCCGGTGGATACAGTGCGGCAGCTTTTGATGGGATGATAAACCACGCCATCGATGTGAAAAAGTTGGGTCATCGACAGAATTGCCTGATCTTGATGAAACATGCTGTCCATCGCATCGCGCACGCTGATCAACACGCCGGCGGCGAGACTGTCAATGGGGTTGCGCAAGTCGTATTCGAACCCGAGATTGGTGCCGCCGGCAGCGAACCACAAGTAAGTGGAGTGCACGAACACGCCGCCCCAGTTGGAGAAAAATTCGTTGAAGCGGCGAAAGATCGGATAGCACGGCACGCCGACAAACACCAGCCGGAATTTCTCATCCTCCAACGTGCCGATGCCGTGCGCCGCTTTGTATGCCATTTCATCGACGAGGTCTTTGAAGAACGCGCTTCCTGCAGCGGTGCCGCGAAAGCCGTTGGCCACGCCGAGATAAATCGTACCATCAGTGAGCGCGTTGAACACGGCGGGAGAGGCTTGGTTGAATTCAAGCGTTTGCTTCCAACCGCGGCTCATGTCGTTGGCATACCCCAACACTTCGCGAAACTTGTCGATGTCGAATTTCCTGCCGGTGATTTGCTCGCAAAGCGTGATCAATTCTTGTATTTGCTCTGCGACGTAGCGGCGATCACGCTCAAAATCCGGATCGCCCGGCCACGACTGTGTGCCCGCGGCGCGCGTGGCCGGAATGTCAAGGGTGAAAATCGGAACGTGATACATGCGCTCCCAAATCTCGGCCCACTTGATGTAGGTGTTGCAAGCGTTGGTCAGCACGGCGAGACGGGGTTTGGGAATTTTACCCATCGGATGCTGCCCGCCTTTCAACTGCACCGCCACGTCGGCTTTAACGTAGCCGCAAATATCCGGCGAGTAGCCATATTCTTCCGCTGCATTGAGAAACTCTGGTGCCACTTTTCGCACGGCGGTTTGCAAGGAATTGATCTCGGGAAATACAACAGGCAGATCGAAAGTTTTGAGAATCTCATTGAGGCTACCCATGACGAACACATACGCCGCGCCTTCACCGCGCTCGCTGCATTCGTTTAATTCCGTGAACCACTCGCGAAAGAGCCTGGCACCGTCGCGATTGCCTCTGCCAACAATTCCGTCATTATTACTTTTTTCGGATGACATTGGGCCGTTCTCCCTAAAGAATTTGCCAACGGACAGCTTTTATCAGTTGGATTGTTTCTATCCGTTGGGGATTTTGCTTTTAGGCAATGTGTGATTAATCAAAGAGAATATTTTCCACAAATGTTTCCAATTGAATCCCCAGATGCTCGAAGGTCGTTTGATTCTCTTCAAACTCGGTGATGAAATAAGGAATGTGCTCAGCGTCGAGCGCCTTACTGTAAGTGACCTGTTCTTCCAAGCCCGGCTCGCACATTTTGGCGGCGGCGAGAATCACGGCCTCGGCGCCGGATTGCTTGACGCGGTCGAGCAGCATTTTTTCCTTGGGCTTGCGCAGATCGTGCTGCACCGGGCTGTAAGACGATTTTTCGATGTACGCTTCCGCCAAATTAAACAACGGATCGCCATTCAGCGGAACATCTTCGAGAATGTAGCGCAGCCCGATCAACAGATCGTCATCGACAACGTAACACGATTGCGCGATGGTTTGCAAGAGATCGACCGGCGGCAGCTCGCAGAAGCCGCCTTCGAACACCACGCGCATTTTGTCCTGCTTTTTCAGCGGGCGCGATTTAATCATCGGCAGAACCGCGCGCAGAAATTCGTTGTACTCCTCGCGCGGCAGAAATCCGGCGAGCGCGATCAGCACAAACGCTTCGTCCGCGGCGAGCAGCCACGGTGTTTCGCGTTTGATGGCGTACAACTCGCGCATCAGCGTGCGGCTTTCATTATAAACCGCAAGCGAACGGCATAAATCGACATCCGTAACTTTGCGGCCTGCAATGGTTTCGATGTCGCCTTTCAGTCTTTCATATTCATCGCGAAGATACTTGATTGAATAATGCGAATTGGGATTTTGCGGTAAATAAAGAATCTGGCATTTGTAGGAAAAGTTGCGACCCCAAATCGCCGCGAGATTGCGCGCGGCATCACAGATGGGATGCGTGACGAACATGTCGAGTTCGACCTTCTTCGTCAGCGCCAGCTCGAGCGAAGTTTTGATGATTGAGCATAAATACGAACCAAAATGCGACTCGGCTTCCATGCCCTCGACTTGCGCGCCGCAAATTTTGACCGGCAGCAACCCCGCCGCGTGCGCGATTTCTTCGGGGAAGTAGACTTGAAAATGTCCCACGACTTTGCCGCCGCTCTCGCGCCAGCGGCGAACCGTGGGATGTTCGGAATCTTCGACCATGTCGCGGCAGAGGCTCAGAATCTCTTCTAATGGCTTTTGCTCCCAACCAGTAAACAGCCGCGTTTTTTCCATCAGTCTCCTCGCTTAAATCAAATCATCTTGAATAGCCAAAAGACTTCTGCGGAATGACATCATCATATTTAGCGCATGACGTATTGTCTTTTTATCTCTTTTGCTTTTTATCTTTTTTATTTTATATGTACTGGCCGCCATCGATTTTTATTACTTCCCCGGTAATATGCCTCGCCAACTCCGAGCAGAGAAATAGAATCACATTCGCCACATCCTCCGGCCGGCCCAATCTTCCCAGCACGGTTTCAGCCAAAGCTTGATCTAAAATTGGTTGCGGCAGATTTTGCGTGAGCGGCGTGAGAATATATCCCGGCGCGACGGCGTTGACGTTCACGTTGTACCGGCCCAATTCCTTTGCCACGGTTTTGGTCAATCCAATCAAGCCGGCTTTTGAGGCGGCGTAATTGGCCAAACCGAATTTGCCGCGCAGCCCATTGATTGAAGAAACGTTCACGATTTTCCCGCGCCGCCTTTCGCGGAAATGCGGCGCAAGATGATGGATAAAATTGAACGCGCCTTTCAAATTCACGGCGAGCACCGCATCCCATGCGGCTTCGGCCATTTTCCACACCGGCGCATCGCGCGAGATGCCGGCGTTGTTGATGAGGCAATCAACGTTTTTTTCCTCGGCGAGAGTGTTGTTGGTGCACTCCTGCACGGCGTTGAAATCAGACACGTCGGCCTTGATGAAACGGCAATTGGCAAGCGCTTCTTCTGGAGGCCGCATATCAACACAAACAACGCGGCCGCCGGCTTCAATAAAGAGTTTGGCAGTAGCCAGTCCAATACCGCCGCTGCCGCCGGTGATGACGGCAACTTGATTGGTAAAATCCAGCTTCAGCATCGCAGTAACTTGTGTGACCCACGAAACACACGAAATACGCTAAAAAGCCGTTCGTGTATTGTCGCGTGTTTCGGGGGCAAATCAAATTTGCTTGAGCAGAATTATGAAGCCTTTGCTTCCTGTTGCGCAAATCGCTGCATGAGTTTGTTCCATCCCATGAGCGGGGCCGTCAGTTTAAACCATCCCATCATGAGTTTTTCCAAGGCCTTCAAGCCGCCGCGCACGGTGCTGAATTCCTTGTAGCCCAGGCCGTTGCTGATGTGCATGGCTTTGAAGACCGCGGGCATGCCCTCGATCTTTTCGCTTTTGAGGAACAGCATGATTTGAAAAAATTTCGCCTGATCTGCCGCGGGCGTGAACCAAACGCGGCAGCGCAAATCCGTCGCGTTTTTGTTGGCAGGGCTGTGCGGCGTCATGCGCGGTACCGTGATGGTCTCACCCGCGCGCGCGGTGATGGTTTTGCCGGCGAGCTTGAGCGTGACTTCGCCGGCGAGCACCTCAAAGTGCTCGACGCAATCCTTGTGCAGATGTTCCGGCACTGCGCCGCCGGGCTGCATCGTCCACAGGAACTCGCAGGCATTTTCTGATAAAACGAGAGGCTGAAAGATTTCTTTTCCCCAGCCGATGCTGGGATAGGCTGTTGATGACGGCATGTGTTTGTCCTTCAAAATAACGTTCATGACACGGATGTTCTTTCGCTTCGCACTCACAACGTTGCCGCTTTTCTCCACAACACCACCCCCAGCCAAGCCGCCCACACTGGCGCGAAGAAAAGATAAAAATTCAGGCCCGCGCCCGAGAGCGCCGCGCTTTGCAGAATGTAACCGATCACGTCCGCCACGCTGGCAATGCCGAGCAGCAAAGTGAACATGCCCAGCCAGCGATATTCGGATCGCAGCAGCCAGCCCGTGCCGAGAAACCAAACCGCGGCCAGCGTCATGGTGAAAATATTCCAGACGCCGCTCATCACCTCGTTGTTGAGATTAGCGAACACCTGTGTCACCACGGCTTTTTGCGCAGCCTCGCCGGCCGCGTAGGCCGCGTACAACGGCACAGTGGCGCCAGCAAGCATGGCCGCGCCGGTAGCGCCGATGAGAATGTAGCCGAGGCCGCAGAGCGTGAACAACTGGCTGTGGAGCTTGGCAGTGGTTGAGAACCAGTGGTGAAGTGCAAACGCCAAGGGCACGACCGGCAAATAATACCCGAAGATATCGAGTATCCATCCCCAGCGCAGCGTCGCCGAGGGATCGGGTTGAAAGGCGATGGCCTTCACCGGATCGAAAGCCGTTTCAAAATCCCAATTAAAGGCGGTAAAAATGAGCAAGATGCTCGCCAGCGCCACCGGGCAGGAGAGCATGGCAACGAGTCCCGCCATTTTGAAAAAAGAAGCTTCTTTTTTCATGTTCCTTTCTCCTCAGTTTTGGGTGGTTAAAAAAACTACTAATGATTGTAAAAATCCAGCCAATTGAGCTTCGAGTGCAAAACTTTAGTTTTGCTTCATTCGGGTCTACTGGTTTTTCCAAGCCGGCTTGCGTTTTTCCATGAATGCCTTGATGCCCTCGTTGGCATCGGCGGTTTCCATCAATTCCTGCACGTACATCTTTTCCAGTGTATCAATATTTTTTAGAAAGGCAAGATGCATTTCGTGACGCGAGGCGCGCGCGGCAAATTGCAGCGCGACGGCGCTTTTCGGCAAAATGTGTTTGGCGAGAAATTCATCCAGCGCGGCCTGCGGATCGGCGGAAACGAAATGGACCACTCCCATCTGTTTCGCTTCCTGCGCCGTGAGGGAGCGGCCGCTGAGTACTAAATCATCGGCGGCTGATTGCCCAATGAGATATGGCAGGATGAGAGAAGCAACGGGCGGAAAAACGGCGAGGTTGATTTCCGGCTGGCCGAATTGGGCATCTTCGGAAGCGAAAATCCAATGGCAAAACATCGCCAATTCAAACCCGCCGCCGAGGCATTGGCCGCGCACCAGAGCAATGCACGGCTTATTGACGGCGATGAGCGTGCGAAACAAATCATGAAACGTCGCCAGCATGTACGGCGCAAATTCTTTTTGATGCTCCGGCACGCTGGCGCCGAATGAGAAGTGATCGCTCGCGCCTTGAAACACGAGTGCTTTGAGCGAGGGCGCGCTGCCGTTCGCTTTGATGGCTGTCATCAGCTCCGTCATCATCTCGCGATCGAGGACATTGCCTTTGGGGGCGTTGAGGGTGAGTGTGAGAATTTGATTTTCGTGAGAGAAGTCTGATTTGATTTTTTTGAATTCTGCCATAAATTTTTTCAATGCGGATGAACCGGAACCAAAAGGAAAACCTCCAACTGATAGAAGAACCCAACCGTTAAAACTTTATCCGCGCCTCTGAAGGGGCTACTACGAAACGCTACTACAAAACTATTTCCGCGGTGGCATGATCGCTTCAATCAGCTCGTCGCTCCAGCGCTGGCCTTGCGCGAGCAGTTGCCGCAGCTTGATGAAATCCACTTCGCGATGGCCTTTGGCGCCTTCATTGAACGCCTTGAAACCGGCGCGGCCTTCGGTGAGCATGTTCATGCTCAGCCACGCGCGGTTGCTCTCGCGGTTGCGATCCCAATGCGCCAGCTTGTGTTTGCGCACGGACTCAATCGTCTTCGTCAAGCATCCCGGCACGGTCATCATGAGCGAGGTGCAAAGCCGATTGACGGCTTGATCGAGCAGCGAGAGATCATACTCACATTGGCTGATTAACTCTTTTGCTTTCTGCTTTTCCTCGCCGGTGCGCAATTCGCCAAAAATAATTTTGCCGGTCTCGTCGATCCAGCGGTCGGTGATCACGAGTGGGTTCGAGATGAATTTGCCGTCTTTTTTCAACACCGGCGCAATCTCGGTGAGCAGACCGAGGCGATAGGCCTTGTGCGCGCTCCAATGCTCGCACAGCGTGCAACTCAACATCGCATTTTCAATTCCCACAAAGAGCGGAAGAAAATCCGTGGAGCCGCCATCCGGCGCCGAGCCGTGTTTCGGACCCGCTTGGCCGAACATGGCCATGTCGCTCGCAATCGAGAAATCGCAGGCCATGCCGATCTCCTGTCCGCCGGCGATGCGCATGCCGTTGACCCGGCAGATCACCGGCTTGTCGCAGTGCAGAATCGCGGTGACCATGTCGTTGAACAGCCGCATGTACTGGCGATATTCCTCCGGCTGGCCGCCATAATATTCGGCGTATTCTTTCGTGTTGCCGCCGGTGCAAAACGCCTGATGCCCGACGCCGGTGAAAACCACGGCCACAACGTTGCGCGCATTCGAGGCGGTGCGAAACGCGAGAATGACTTCCTTCACCATTTGCGTGGTATAGGAGTTGAGCTGTTCGGGATTGTTCAAAATGATCCAAGCATTGTACAAGCCTTCGACCGGTTTGCCTTGTTGATCGAGGCACGGCCGCAATTCATAATTGACTTGGGTAAATTTGAAATCGGGGAGGAGGTTGTGGTCTTTGAAGGTTGACATGCTTTGCTCCTTTTTCAGTGGATAGTAACCAGTGACCAGTTATCAGTCCACTGATTACTGGTTACTGAAAATCCGGCACCAGCACCGGACGTTTATCCAACTCGCGGCGA
It includes:
- a CDS encoding 2-hydroxyacyl-CoA dehydratase family protein, producing MSSEKSNNDGIVGRGNRDGARLFREWFTELNECSERGEGAAYVFVMGSLNEILKTFDLPVVFPEINSLQTAVRKVAPEFLNAAEEYGYSPDICGYVKADVAVQLKGGQHPMGKIPKPRLAVLTNACNTYIKWAEIWERMYHVPIFTLDIPATRAAGTQSWPGDPDFERDRRYVAEQIQELITLCEQITGRKFDIDKFREVLGYANDMSRGWKQTLEFNQASPAVFNALTDGTIYLGVANGFRGTAAGSAFFKDLVDEMAYKAAHGIGTLEDEKFRLVFVGVPCYPIFRRFNEFFSNWGGVFVHSTYLWFAAGGTNLGFEYDLRNPIDSLAAGVLISVRDAMDSMFHQDQAILSMTQLFHIDGVVYHPIKSCRTVSTGLADGRRYLMSKKDIPTLFIESDMMDQRVVSEAQMKNRIDAFFEGLNSRRQMAG
- a CDS encoding 2-hydroxyacyl-CoA dehydratase family protein; the protein is MEKTRLFTGWEQKPLEEILSLCRDMVEDSEHPTVRRWRESGGKVVGHFQVYFPEEIAHAAGLLPVKICGAQVEGMEAESHFGSYLCSIIKTSLELALTKKVELDMFVTHPICDAARNLAAIWGRNFSYKCQILYLPQNPNSHYSIKYLRDEYERLKGDIETIAGRKVTDVDLCRSLAVYNESRTLMRELYAIKRETPWLLAADEAFVLIALAGFLPREEYNEFLRAVLPMIKSRPLKKQDKMRVVFEGGFCELPPVDLLQTIAQSCYVVDDDLLIGLRYILEDVPLNGDPLFNLAEAYIEKSSYSPVQHDLRKPKEKMLLDRVKQSGAEAVILAAAKMCEPGLEEQVTYSKALDAEHIPYFITEFEENQTTFEHLGIQLETFVENILFD
- a CDS encoding SDR family oxidoreductase — encoded protein: MLKLDFTNQVAVITGGSGGIGLATAKLFIEAGGRVVCVDMRPPEEALANCRFIKADVSDFNAVQECTNNTLAEEKNVDCLINNAGISRDAPVWKMAEAAWDAVLAVNLKGAFNFIHHLAPHFRERRRGKIVNVSSINGLRGKFGLANYAASKAGLIGLTKTVAKELGRYNVNVNAVAPGYILTPLTQNLPQPILDQALAETVLGRLGRPEDVANVILFLCSELARHITGEVIKIDGGQYI
- a CDS encoding cupin domain-containing protein gives rise to the protein MPSSTAYPSIGWGKEIFQPLVLSENACEFLWTMQPGGAVPEHLHKDCVEHFEVLAGEVTLKLAGKTITARAGETITVPRMTPHSPANKNATDLRCRVWFTPAADQAKFFQIMLFLKSEKIEGMPAVFKAMHISNGLGYKEFSTVRGGLKALEKLMMGWFKLTAPLMGWNKLMQRFAQQEAKAS
- a CDS encoding enoyl-CoA hydratase-related protein, which codes for MAEFKKIKSDFSHENQILTLTLNAPKGNVLDREMMTELMTAIKANGSAPSLKALVFQGASDHFSFGASVPEHQKEFAPYMLATFHDLFRTLIAVNKPCIALVRGQCLGGGFELAMFCHWIFASEDAQFGQPEINLAVFPPVASLILPYLIGQSAADDLVLSGRSLTAQEAKQMGVVHFVSADPQAALDEFLAKHILPKSAVALQFAARASRHEMHLAFLKNIDTLEKMYVQELMETADANEGIKAFMEKRKPAWKNQ
- the oah gene encoding 6-oxocyclohex-1-ene-1-carbonyl-CoA hydratase; the protein is MSTFKDHNLLPDFKFTQVNYELRPCLDQQGKPVEGLYNAWIILNNPEQLNSYTTQMVKEVILAFRTASNARNVVAVVFTGVGHQAFCTGGNTKEYAEYYGGQPEEYRQYMRLFNDMVTAILHCDKPVICRVNGMRIAGGQEIGMACDFSIASDMAMFGQAGPKHGSAPDGGSTDFLPLFVGIENAMLSCTLCEHWSAHKAYRLGLLTEIAPVLKKDGKFISNPLVITDRWIDETGKIIFGELRTGEEKQKAKELISQCEYDLSLLDQAVNRLCTSLMMTVPGCLTKTIESVRKHKLAHWDRNRESNRAWLSMNMLTEGRAGFKAFNEGAKGHREVDFIKLRQLLAQGQRWSDELIEAIMPPRK